Proteins from a genomic interval of Quercus robur chromosome 9, dhQueRobu3.1, whole genome shotgun sequence:
- the LOC126701154 gene encoding uncharacterized protein LOC126701154 has protein sequence MKRKTNVPKKAFFTEQVSSIIQNKYPVKCKDPGSPTISCKIGDHLIERALLDLGASVNLLPYSVYLQLGLGDLKPTTMTLQLADRSVKIPRGIVEDVLIKVDAFYFPVDFVVLDTEPTLNASTQIHVILGRPFLVTSNALINCRSGVMKISFGNMTVKLNIFDISKQVLDNEDICEVNMIGSLVHDTFLQSSCEDPPNACLTRFDCNLDTEKSIEEVNALLDFVPLLSIDSWQPKVVRFPLSSSPFPSIVEPLKLDDFWEHQLISILQEYKEAISWRIADIKGISASMVMQRIHLEDTTKASQHVFDPADI, from the exons ATGAAGAGAAAGACAAATGTCCCTAAAAAGGCATTTTTTACCGAGCAAGTCAGTTCAatcattcaaaataaatatcCAGTGAAATGTAAAGACCCTGGATCTCCTACAATTTCATGCAAGATTGGGGATCATCTCATTGAGCGAGCTTTGCTAGATTTGGGGGCAAGTGTGAACTTATTGCCATATTCAGTATACTTACAGCTAGGTTTGGGGGATTTAAAACCAACAACCATGACACTTCAATTAGCTGATAGGTCTGTGAAAATCCCTAGAGGTATTGTTGAGGATGTGCTAATTAAGGTGGATGCATTCTATTTTCCTGTTGATTTTGTTGTGTTAGACACTGAACCTACTCTAAATGCCAGTACACAAATCCATGTCATTTTGGGTCGCCCTTTCTTAGTCACATCCAATGCTTTGATCAATTGTCGGAGTGGTGTGATGAAGATTTCTTTTGGGAATATGACTGTTAAGCTTAATATTTTTGACATAAGTAAGCAAGTACTAGACAATGAGGATATATGTGAGGTTAACATGATTGGGAGCCTAGTCCATGATACTTTCCTACAATCAAGTTGTGAGGATCCCCCAAATGCTTGCTTAACCCGTTTTGATTGCAATTTGGATACTGAAAAATCAATTGAGGAGGTCAATGCATTGTTGGATTTTGTTCCTCTCTTAAGTATTGATAGCTGGCAGCCAAAGGTTGTCCGTTTCCCACTTTCTTCATCCCCATTCCCATCTATTGTAGAACCACTAAAGTTAGATGACTTTTGGGAACACCAATTGATAAGTATACTTCAAGAGTATAAGGAAGCTATAAGTTGGAGAATTGCTGATATTAAGGGTATTAGTGCTTCTATGGTTATGCAAAGAATTCACTTGGAAGACACTACAAAAGCTTCTCAACATGTTTTTGACCCAG CTGATATTTga